One region of Limnospira fusiformis SAG 85.79 genomic DNA includes:
- a CDS encoding FHA domain-containing protein: MSLKTDKIATRIQEIHRFLGLRSDRDPAYLEIAQTLEQLESELNSGKLRGKIVSSSPEIGESFDNLLSDRPNLLESYEWETQVISQTQPQLSPELIIVDGLSGSEIQRYPLSEHEIIQVGRHRSCRVKIPNEYHLISNKHAEIKPIVNGNIRGWEINDLNSTNGSFINNTPLDNHHLLTADESIFLGSAIPITGCIALHLQASQPVNSSISNGASAKALTDADILYIIIDEEQHIESHKSAIQQAIKNQIEHIFVILDCQKFEDIYNSLNTEYPGVEVIDLPGDLAAYNPGNIEAEVKQKLDKHYDFLEKLAANQGEKLLLKRFSQNILEKLEAIEQVLEREIEAVKQSCQQMEAQLSLLQANDLKDDMKKALKKAGDEKDKFFRMLKNDLNQSKNNLLDEFRKSSLFYKIQQFTDDLKSSGVQRGAYLYVRLQAGDNPNATGHYLHLKAIHVCQTELIKWSSEEWQRIGNFYGGDGLNGLLKRIYDILNFVPNLSWSESLFHPPEDIDFRSILQASVIEPTFESRYKQPSLFGYLFKNLKGQVISGVGTIMLMGSLFIPAGGDVKGRIVAILLPIFMVTTLISYHQDKTAKIQDNTEKLKKDMNSYYQSFIKNISNNIVQNMGYALEQEERRIRDDLEAVNECYNAYLLNSEKHQLELRMQKDQYQSSQRNLEKDFAEVQKFKRL, encoded by the coding sequence ATGTCTTTAAAAACTGATAAAATCGCGACTAGAATACAGGAAATTCACAGATTTTTGGGGTTGAGAAGTGACCGAGACCCGGCTTATCTGGAAATTGCCCAAACCCTGGAACAGCTAGAGTCTGAGTTAAACAGCGGAAAACTGAGAGGTAAAATTGTTAGTAGTTCCCCGGAGATAGGCGAGAGTTTTGACAATCTATTAAGCGATCGCCCTAATTTGTTAGAATCCTATGAATGGGAAACTCAGGTAATCAGCCAAACCCAACCCCAGTTATCTCCAGAATTAATTATTGTTGATGGATTAAGCGGGTCAGAAATCCAGCGTTATCCTCTTTCGGAACATGAGATTATCCAAGTGGGTCGCCATCGTAGTTGTCGGGTAAAAATTCCCAATGAGTATCATTTAATTAGTAACAAACACGCGGAAATTAAACCCATTGTTAACGGTAATATTCGCGGCTGGGAAATTAACGATCTGAACAGTACCAATGGCAGTTTTATTAATAATACGCCGCTAGACAATCATCATTTATTAACTGCTGATGAGTCGATTTTTTTGGGTTCTGCAATACCAATTACAGGCTGTATTGCTTTACATCTACAAGCATCACAGCCAGTTAATTCATCAATCAGCAATGGAGCCAGCGCCAAGGCGTTAACTGATGCGGATATACTATATATAATCATTGATGAGGAACAGCATATAGAGAGTCATAAGTCGGCAATTCAGCAAGCAATTAAAAACCAAATAGAGCATATATTTGTAATTTTAGACTGTCAAAAATTTGAGGATATATATAACAGTTTAAATACCGAATATCCTGGCGTTGAGGTAATCGATTTGCCAGGAGATTTGGCAGCATATAATCCCGGAAATATTGAAGCAGAAGTGAAGCAGAAACTAGATAAACATTATGATTTTTTAGAAAAACTGGCAGCCAATCAGGGAGAAAAATTATTATTAAAACGCTTCAGCCAAAATATTCTTGAAAAACTAGAGGCGATCGAACAGGTTTTAGAACGAGAAATTGAGGCAGTTAAACAGAGCTGTCAACAAATGGAAGCACAGCTTAGTCTTTTACAGGCTAATGATTTAAAAGATGATATGAAAAAGGCTTTAAAAAAAGCTGGAGATGAGAAAGATAAGTTTTTCCGAATGCTTAAAAATGACCTCAATCAATCAAAAAATAATTTATTAGATGAGTTTCGGAAAAGTAGTTTATTCTATAAAATTCAGCAGTTTACTGATGATTTAAAATCCAGCGGAGTCCAGCGGGGCGCATATTTATATGTCCGACTACAAGCAGGAGATAATCCTAATGCTACGGGTCACTATCTGCACTTAAAAGCCATTCATGTTTGTCAAACAGAGTTGATCAAATGGTCTTCTGAAGAATGGCAAAGAATTGGTAATTTTTATGGCGGTGATGGTTTAAATGGGCTGCTAAAACGTATCTATGATATCCTGAACTTTGTGCCTAATTTATCATGGTCGGAATCCCTATTTCACCCCCCAGAAGATATAGATTTTAGAAGCATATTACAGGCTTCTGTGATTGAGCCAACTTTTGAGAGTCGATATAAACAACCGAGTTTGTTCGGTTATTTATTTAAAAATCTGAAAGGTCAGGTGATATCTGGTGTGGGAACTATTATGCTGATGGGTAGTTTATTTATTCCAGCGGGTGGGGATGTCAAAGGTAGGATAGTGGCGATATTGTTACCTATTTTTATGGTGACTACGCTGATATCTTATCATCAAGATAAAACCGCGAAAATTCAAGATAATACTGAAAAACTCAAGAAAGATATGAATAGCTATTATCAATCTTTCATTAAAAATATCAGCAATAATATTGTCCAAAATATGGGCTATGCTTTAGAACAGGAGGAAAGAAGAATTAGAGATGATTTAGAGGCGGTTAATGAGTGCTATAATGCTTATTTACTAAATAGCGAAAAACATCAGTTAGAGTTGCGGATGCAAAAAGACCAATATCAATCTAGCCAACGGAATTTGGAAAAAGATTTCGCGGAAGTGCAAAAATTCAAGAGACTTTAG
- a CDS encoding FHA domain-containing protein, protein MAELTLEWAEEGRLNSASIRANQPSKHPGVFRIGRDGSRCDLVCVDQTVSGLHIEIFFSPENHQFYLRSLRESNPPIVDGKLLPVGEEPLNNGSHIQLGNIDFKVTAIAAGTQPVSGGLELPPPPPEPPPPPPVSPVKKALPWLGGVVLMIGLGWGGFWVYKWQAAAPIRNAIAEAEQALDQGASYHQQGNMVASQESYETCKTALTIEPTTTGMTPVLKSELTRLLKSCEDGHAAVLMKQANSLAEAGSWRGAIDMALQVPENTSSYSEAQNFFKQASQRMEELAQEQYRQGNYQQAVKIAEAIPETSPNAARVKQELSQWEQEWNRNENYLENARQALNREAWREAIAETERVALLGESPRQDSEYWKQKVQPIIDRANDQKREEERRIAEQQRQERLNAEAAEARRLAEAAKREAEAAKREAEAAKQEAQRQTNQPQPQPEPQPQPQPQPQPQPQPQPQPEQTNQPQPEQTNQPPATTGDVPPPPATPSAIPEQVEGPLLW, encoded by the coding sequence ATGGCTGAACTAACCTTAGAGTGGGCAGAAGAGGGAAGGTTGAATAGCGCCAGTATTCGAGCCAACCAACCCAGCAAACATCCGGGAGTTTTCCGTATAGGTAGAGATGGGAGTCGCTGTGATTTAGTGTGCGTGGATCAGACGGTATCCGGTCTACATATCGAAATTTTTTTTAGTCCAGAGAATCACCAATTTTATCTACGATCGCTACGGGAAAGTAACCCGCCAATTGTAGATGGTAAATTGCTACCTGTGGGTGAGGAACCCCTAAATAATGGCAGCCATATTCAGTTAGGAAATATAGATTTTAAAGTCACAGCGATCGCCGCTGGAACCCAGCCAGTGTCGGGAGGGTTAGAACTACCGCCACCACCACCGGAACCGCCACCACCGCCGCCAGTTTCTCCGGTTAAGAAAGCATTACCCTGGTTGGGTGGAGTGGTATTAATGATCGGCTTGGGATGGGGAGGATTTTGGGTGTATAAATGGCAGGCTGCTGCACCGATCAGAAATGCGATCGCGGAGGCGGAACAAGCACTAGACCAGGGAGCTAGTTATCATCAACAGGGTAATATGGTAGCATCCCAGGAGTCTTATGAGACTTGTAAAACGGCATTAACCATAGAACCGACAACTACCGGGATGACACCTGTATTAAAATCCGAGTTAACAAGACTGTTAAAAAGTTGTGAGGATGGTCATGCGGCGGTGTTAATGAAACAGGCGAATAGTTTAGCGGAAGCGGGTTCTTGGCGGGGTGCGATCGATATGGCTTTACAGGTTCCCGAAAATACTTCTTCCTACTCAGAAGCGCAAAATTTCTTTAAGCAAGCATCTCAACGGATGGAGGAATTAGCGCAGGAACAATATCGCCAAGGTAATTATCAGCAGGCGGTAAAAATTGCTGAAGCTATCCCCGAAACGAGTCCCAACGCCGCCAGAGTTAAGCAAGAACTTTCCCAATGGGAGCAGGAGTGGAATCGGAATGAGAATTACCTAGAAAATGCGAGACAGGCGTTGAACCGAGAGGCTTGGAGGGAGGCGATCGCAGAAACGGAAAGGGTAGCATTATTGGGGGAATCACCGCGACAAGATAGCGAATATTGGAAACAAAAAGTGCAACCAATTATCGATCGCGCTAATGATCAGAAACGGGAGGAAGAAAGACGCATTGCGGAACAACAGCGCCAAGAAAGGCTGAATGCGGAAGCAGCAGAAGCGAGGAGACTAGCGGAAGCCGCCAAGCGAGAAGCAGAAGCCGCCAAGCGAGAAGCAGAAGCCGCCAAGCAAGAAGCGCAACGACAAACCAATCAGCCACAGCCACAGCCAGAGCCACAGCCACAGCCACAGCCGCAGCCACAGCCACAGCCGCAGCCACAGCCACAGCCAGAACAAACCAATCAGCCACAGCCAGAACAAACCAATCAGCCACCCGCAACCACGGGAGATGTTCCACCACCTCCAGCAACACCATCAGCAATTCCTGAGCAGGTAGAAGGTCCTCTGCTGTGGTAA
- a CDS encoding FHA domain-containing protein — protein sequence MSESNLNKCAVIKLCIPGNKKPDHPVFQYDLSAAKEVILGRGKDAHIVVDSLQYTMVSRYHAKIKPVLEGSVELWEIEDLNSVNGTFINGVRMAVNHPLQAGDRIKLSEDGPEFVFEYQTKPQPPTSDNSLPPIAEPIIESEPEPIIESEPEPIIESEPEPIIESEPEPIIESEPEPIIESEPEPIIESEPEPIIESEPEPIIESEPEPVAESEPEPVAESEPEPVAESEPEPVAESEPEPVAESEGEDEKSQSKIFGIQAGEISAPGRSLWTLNPEADIRTLGGHSNSVRSVAFSGDGKMLASASADKTVKLWNLSNGEEIRTFEGHRSGVNAVAFSPDGQIIASGSQDKTIKLWDINTGEEIQSLAGHKMAVNAIAFAPNGEIIASGGGDKTVKLWSRETGLETLNISGHRLAITALSISPNSEIIASGSGDKTIKLWQVKTGEEILTIEGGKTAINALMFSPDGKILIAGIDDKTVKVWQWETQTEIRTISGYSWQVGAIAISPDGQNLASGSEDNQIKIWCI from the coding sequence ATGTCTGAATCTAACCTAAACAAATGTGCTGTCATTAAATTGTGTATTCCCGGTAATAAAAAACCAGATCATCCTGTGTTTCAGTATGATTTATCTGCGGCTAAAGAAGTTATTTTGGGTCGTGGTAAAGATGCTCATATTGTAGTTGATTCTCTTCAATATACAATGGTATCGCGGTATCACGCCAAAATTAAGCCAGTATTAGAAGGTTCTGTAGAACTGTGGGAAATTGAGGATCTTAATAGTGTCAATGGCACTTTTATTAATGGTGTGCGTATGGCGGTAAATCATCCCCTCCAAGCAGGCGATCGCATTAAACTTAGTGAGGATGGACCCGAATTTGTATTTGAATATCAAACCAAGCCTCAGCCGCCAACTTCTGATAATTCTCTCCCACCCATTGCGGAACCGATAATTGAGTCGGAACCCGAACCGATAATTGAGTCAGAACCCGAACCGATAATTGAGTCAGAACCCGAACCCATAATTGAGTCAGAACCCGAACCGATAATTGAGTCAGAACCCGAACCCATAATTGAGTCAGAACCCGAACCGATAATTGAGTCAGAACCCGAACCCATAATTGAGTCAGAACCCGAACCCATAATTGAGTCAGAACCCGAACCTGTAGCGGAGTCGGAACCCGAACCTGTAGCGGAGTCAGAACCCGAACCTGTAGCGGAGTCAGAACCCGAACCTGTAGCGGAGTCAGAACCCGAACCTGTAGCGGAGTCAGAAGGGGAAGACGAAAAGAGTCAGAGTAAGATTTTCGGGATACAAGCAGGGGAAATATCAGCACCGGGTCGAAGTTTGTGGACTCTGAACCCAGAAGCGGATATCCGAACTTTAGGGGGACATTCTAACTCTGTGCGATCGGTTGCTTTCAGTGGAGATGGTAAAATGTTAGCCAGTGCGAGTGCTGACAAAACCGTTAAACTTTGGAACCTGAGTAATGGAGAAGAGATCCGCACATTTGAGGGACACAGATCAGGAGTTAATGCGGTTGCTTTCAGTCCCGACGGTCAAATTATAGCTAGTGGTAGCCAAGATAAAACCATCAAACTTTGGGATATTAATACAGGAGAAGAAATCCAATCCTTAGCGGGTCATAAAATGGCAGTTAATGCTATTGCTTTTGCGCCGAATGGTGAAATTATCGCCAGTGGCGGTGGTGATAAAACCGTGAAATTATGGAGCCGCGAAACTGGTTTAGAAACGCTCAATATATCAGGACACAGATTAGCTATAACTGCCTTATCCATCAGTCCTAATAGTGAAATTATCGCCAGTGGTAGTGGAGATAAAACCATTAAACTATGGCAGGTAAAAACAGGGGAGGAAATTTTGACTATTGAGGGTGGTAAAACGGCGATTAATGCTCTGATGTTTAGTCCAGATGGCAAAATTTTAATTGCTGGAATTGATGATAAAACGGTGAAAGTTTGGCAATGGGAAACGCAGACAGAAATCCGCACTATTTCCGGTTATAGTTGGCAAGTAGGAGCGATCGCCATTAGTCCCGATGGACAAAATCTAGCTAGTGGTAGTGAAGACAATCAGATCAAAATTTGGTGTATCTAA
- a CDS encoding DNA polymerase III subunit delta' yields MDAFSDLIGQPQAIELLSRVIAQNRIAPAYLFVGIPGVGRSLAAQYFIELLLQKGRKNLLNSSEEDAHKQSIKHRVKMRNHPDLLWVEPTYLHQGKLLSAAEAAASGLKRRAPPQIRLDQVREISQFVSRPALESLRSVVVLEAAETMAEGAANGLLKTLEEPGKSVLILIAPSVDSLLSTLVSRCAKIPFFRLSNTDIIQILTQKGYGEICRHAEIMAMAQGSPGQAIACWEQLQTIPPELLAKVKKLPQSLRESLELAAEISRSLDTQAQLWLVDYLQHSYWEQYHNPGVNGNNSLAIPGLLHQLEQARKHLLAYVQPRLVWECTLMAIANI; encoded by the coding sequence ATGGATGCGTTTAGCGATTTAATTGGACAACCTCAAGCGATCGAACTTCTGAGCCGAGTTATTGCCCAAAATCGGATCGCTCCCGCTTATTTATTCGTCGGGATACCCGGAGTAGGTCGTAGTTTAGCCGCTCAATATTTTATTGAATTATTATTGCAGAAAGGTCGCAAAAATCTGCTAAATTCATCCGAGGAAGACGCACACAAACAATCTATTAAACATCGAGTTAAGATGAGAAATCATCCCGATTTACTTTGGGTAGAACCCACCTATTTACACCAAGGAAAATTGCTGTCAGCAGCCGAAGCCGCCGCCTCTGGTCTCAAACGTCGCGCACCGCCACAAATTCGCCTTGATCAAGTCCGAGAAATTAGTCAGTTTGTCAGCCGTCCAGCTTTGGAGTCTCTGCGGTCTGTGGTGGTTTTAGAGGCGGCGGAAACTATGGCTGAGGGAGCGGCTAATGGTTTATTAAAAACCCTAGAGGAACCGGGTAAATCCGTGTTAATTTTAATTGCTCCCAGTGTGGATTCATTGTTATCTACCTTGGTTTCTCGCTGTGCCAAAATCCCTTTTTTTAGACTGTCAAATACTGATATAATTCAGATATTAACTCAAAAGGGTTATGGTGAAATTTGCCGTCATGCTGAGATCATGGCAATGGCGCAGGGTAGTCCCGGACAAGCGATCGCCTGTTGGGAACAATTACAAACTATTCCACCGGAACTATTAGCCAAAGTGAAAAAACTCCCCCAAAGTTTACGAGAATCTCTCGAATTAGCCGCAGAAATTAGCCGCTCTCTTGACACTCAGGCTCAGTTATGGTTAGTGGATTATCTGCAACATTCCTATTGGGAACAATACCATAATCCGGGGGTTAACGGTAACAATAGCCTAGCCATTCCCGGATTACTTCACCAGTTAGAACAGGCGAGAAAACATCTGCTGGCTTACGTTCAACCTCGCTTAGTCTGGGAGTGTACCCTAATGGCGATCGCCAATATTTAA
- the tmk gene encoding dTMP kinase — MAGKLIVFEGIEGCGKTTQIQQIQPWLADRLSLNHSSGGKLHQRGVQVTREPGGTQLGQHLRDLLLHHDIREPLSDRSELLLYAADRAQHIETLIKPLLDQGTIILCDRFTDSTLAYQGYGRGLDLQQIHQINQIATGGVVPDLTLWLNVPVEAGLTRIKARKKADRIEQADLEFHYRVAEGFATLAKMYPQRIVPIDGNGDRDRVTQQIQNILNQKLLEWGLISNNYGCV; from the coding sequence ATGGCGGGAAAACTAATTGTATTTGAAGGTATAGAAGGATGCGGTAAAACTACGCAAATACAGCAAATTCAGCCGTGGTTAGCCGATCGCTTGTCGTTAAACCATTCTTCCGGGGGGAAACTCCACCAACGGGGGGTTCAAGTGACGCGGGAACCGGGGGGAACCCAGTTAGGTCAGCATTTGCGGGATTTACTACTTCACCATGATATCAGGGAACCTCTGAGCGATCGCAGTGAGTTATTATTATATGCGGCGGACCGCGCACAACATATCGAAACTCTGATTAAACCGCTGTTAGACCAGGGGACGATTATTTTATGCGATCGCTTTACCGACTCTACCCTAGCTTATCAGGGATATGGTCGGGGACTAGATTTGCAGCAAATTCACCAAATTAACCAGATCGCGACTGGGGGTGTTGTGCCGGACTTGACTCTGTGGTTAAATGTTCCTGTAGAAGCAGGACTCACCCGGATTAAAGCCAGAAAAAAAGCTGATCGCATTGAACAGGCTGATCTAGAATTTCACTATCGGGTTGCTGAGGGATTTGCGACTCTAGCCAAAATGTATCCCCAGCGGATTGTCCCTATTGATGGAAATGGCGATCGCGATCGTGTTACCCAACAAATCCAAAATATACTCAACCAAAAACTCCTAGAATGGGGGTTAATCTCAAATAATTATGGATGCGTTTAG
- the psbA gene encoding photosystem II q(b) protein, which produces MTTTLQQRENLNVWEQFCTWVTSTNNRLYVGWFGIVMIPTLLTATICFVLAFVAAPPVDIDGIREPVSGSLLYGNNIITAAVVPSSNAIGLHFYPIWEAANIDEWLYNGGPYQLIVFHFLIGIFCYMGREWELSYRLGMRPWIAVAYSAPVAAATAVLLVYSIGQGSFSDGLPLGISGTFNFMLVLQAEHNVLMHPFHMLGVAGVFGGALFSAMHGSLVTSSLVRETTEIESQNRGYRFGQEEETYNIVAAHGYFGRLIFQYASFNNSRALHFFLGAWPVVGIWFASLAVACFAFNLNGFNFNHSVLDSQGQVLNTWADVINRANLGIEAMHERNVHNFPLDLASTESKPVNLVAPNIG; this is translated from the coding sequence ATGACCACTACCTTACAGCAACGGGAAAATCTCAATGTTTGGGAACAGTTTTGCACTTGGGTAACATCTACCAATAACCGCCTTTATGTAGGTTGGTTTGGTATTGTGATGATCCCTACCTTGCTAACTGCCACCATCTGTTTTGTGTTAGCTTTTGTAGCTGCACCTCCTGTGGATATTGACGGCATCCGCGAACCCGTTTCCGGTTCTCTGTTGTACGGCAATAACATCATCACCGCCGCTGTTGTACCCAGTTCTAATGCGATTGGGTTGCACTTTTATCCCATCTGGGAAGCGGCAAATATTGATGAATGGCTTTATAACGGCGGCCCCTACCAGTTGATTGTTTTCCACTTCCTAATCGGCATTTTTTGCTATATGGGTCGTGAGTGGGAACTGTCTTATCGGTTAGGAATGCGTCCTTGGATTGCTGTTGCTTATAGCGCTCCTGTAGCTGCTGCGACGGCGGTACTGTTAGTTTATTCTATCGGTCAAGGTTCTTTTTCTGATGGTTTACCGCTGGGGATTTCTGGCACATTTAACTTTATGTTAGTGCTGCAAGCAGAGCATAATGTTTTAATGCACCCCTTCCATATGCTGGGAGTAGCTGGTGTCTTTGGTGGCGCTCTTTTCTCAGCTATGCACGGTTCTCTGGTGACATCTTCTTTAGTACGTGAAACCACTGAAATTGAAAGCCAAAACCGGGGTTATCGCTTTGGACAAGAAGAAGAAACTTATAACATTGTAGCTGCTCACGGTTACTTTGGTCGTTTGATTTTCCAGTATGCTTCTTTTAACAACAGTCGCGCTTTACACTTTTTCTTAGGTGCATGGCCTGTTGTTGGCATCTGGTTTGCATCTTTAGCAGTAGCTTGTTTTGCTTTCAACCTGAATGGGTTTAATTTTAACCACTCGGTTTTAGATTCCCAGGGTCAAGTCCTAAATACTTGGGCTGATGTGATTAATCGCGCTAATTTAGGCATTGAAGCTATGCACGAACGTAACGTTCACAACTTCCCGTTAGATTTGGCTTCTACTGAGTCTAAACCGGTCAATTTAGTTGCTCCTAACATCGGCTAA
- the ggt gene encoding gamma-glutamyltransferase has product MQKLNGVVAAGHQETALAGLAMFPLGGNAFDAAVASMLAACVAEPGLTSLGGGGFLLAHTHTNQNILFDFFTQTPSIKQSKSQVDFYPVDVNFGGSVQEFHIGLGSMAVPGVAAGVFKVHQTLGKLPLKVVAEPAINLAKNGLEINTFQAYTFNPILSSILLSSPEGREIYAPQGSILQAGERIVMKNLANTLEYLVQQGFEEFYQGEIARQLVADCQQGGGYLTEEDLRRYRVIERQPLRIGYRGKQILTNPPPSSGGTLIGLGLELLSGIEVANLEFGSCRHLRMLADVMRLTNTVRKQGFDDRLHEQNMAAEFLSPEHLQPYLQELQETVNKWGSTTHISVVDSEGNAASVTTSNGEGSGYMIPGTGIMINNMLGEEDLNPHGFHEWRENVRLSSMMAPTLILDGDRLEMVIGSGGSNRIRTAILQVISNYLDFGMSLAAAVNRPRVHWENYRFDVEPGFNQTEINHLQLADHSEIVQWGERNMFFGGVNGVATNADGTILGTGDIRRSGVSLGI; this is encoded by the coding sequence ATGCAGAAACTAAATGGTGTCGTCGCAGCCGGCCATCAAGAAACCGCACTGGCTGGGTTAGCAATGTTCCCCCTGGGGGGTAATGCTTTTGATGCAGCCGTCGCGTCCATGCTGGCTGCTTGTGTGGCTGAACCGGGGTTAACTTCCCTAGGTGGGGGAGGTTTCCTGTTGGCTCACACCCACACCAATCAGAATATTTTATTTGATTTCTTTACACAAACACCAAGCATTAAACAATCAAAAAGTCAAGTAGATTTTTACCCGGTTGATGTCAATTTTGGTGGCAGTGTTCAGGAATTTCATATTGGTTTGGGTTCTATGGCCGTTCCGGGTGTGGCGGCTGGGGTGTTTAAGGTTCACCAGACCCTAGGAAAACTGCCTTTAAAGGTAGTGGCTGAACCCGCGATTAATTTGGCTAAAAATGGTTTAGAAATTAATACTTTCCAAGCCTATACTTTTAACCCGATTCTCTCGTCCATTTTATTGAGTTCCCCGGAAGGTCGGGAAATTTATGCTCCCCAAGGCTCGATTCTCCAAGCTGGTGAACGAATAGTTATGAAAAATCTAGCGAATACTCTGGAATATCTGGTGCAACAGGGATTTGAGGAGTTTTATCAGGGGGAAATTGCTCGGCAATTGGTGGCTGATTGTCAGCAGGGGGGTGGCTATTTGACTGAGGAAGATTTGAGACGGTATCGGGTGATTGAACGCCAACCGTTAAGAATTGGTTATCGGGGAAAACAGATTTTGACTAATCCGCCTCCGAGTTCCGGGGGAACGCTCATTGGCTTGGGGTTGGAACTGCTGTCGGGAATTGAAGTTGCTAATCTGGAGTTTGGTAGTTGTCGGCATCTCCGTATGTTAGCGGATGTAATGAGATTAACTAATACTGTTAGAAAACAGGGGTTTGACGATCGCCTTCATGAACAGAATATGGCTGCTGAGTTCCTGTCCCCAGAACATCTACAACCCTATCTACAAGAATTACAGGAGACCGTGAATAAGTGGGGGAGTACCACTCATATTAGTGTTGTGGATAGTGAGGGGAATGCGGCTAGTGTTACTACTTCTAACGGGGAGGGGTCGGGTTATATGATTCCGGGGACCGGGATTATGATTAATAATATGTTGGGTGAGGAAGATTTGAACCCCCACGGCTTCCACGAGTGGCGGGAAAATGTGCGACTATCCTCGATGATGGCTCCTACTTTGATTTTAGATGGCGATCGTTTAGAGATGGTGATCGGGTCTGGCGGGTCTAATCGTATTCGCACCGCCATTTTGCAAGTAATCTCCAATTATCTCGATTTTGGGATGTCCTTAGCCGCCGCCGTTAATCGTCCCCGTGTCCATTGGGAGAATTATCGTTTTGATGTCGAACCCGGTTTTAATCAAACCGAGATTAATCATCTGCAACTTGCTGACCATAGCGAAATTGTCCAATGGGGGGAACGGAATATGTTTTTTGGTGGGGTTAATGGAGTCGCCACTAATGCTGATGGGACTATTTTAGGAACTGGGGATATCCGACGCAGTGGCGTGAGTTTAGGGATTTAG
- a CDS encoding DUF4168 domain-containing protein produces the protein MNSWLASVYNPMSRKGLQTLLVGIFAVFGVLSGVVPDLLSPTGRSGTFAHAQQSPNITDDEIRNYARAVLLIEPRRKQAYDEIRGIAGGTVPEVICSDRRRINSLNRDLRAIAVNYCNLAKDFIEQHNLTINRFNEITRLQQDNPQLQRQIQAELLRQQRSNGN, from the coding sequence ATGAATTCTTGGCTGGCTTCTGTCTATAATCCCATGAGCCGAAAAGGGTTACAAACACTTTTGGTCGGTATTTTCGCGGTGTTTGGAGTCCTTAGCGGAGTGGTCCCGGACTTGTTATCCCCTACAGGTCGGTCAGGGACTTTCGCTCACGCACAGCAAAGCCCTAATATTACTGATGATGAAATTCGCAATTATGCCCGTGCCGTTTTATTGATTGAACCTAGGCGCAAACAGGCCTATGATGAGATTAGGGGAATTGCAGGGGGTACGGTTCCAGAGGTGATCTGTAGCGATCGCCGCCGTATTAATAGCTTGAATCGAGATTTAAGGGCGATCGCCGTTAATTATTGCAATCTGGCTAAAGATTTTATTGAACAGCACAATCTAACCATTAATCGATTTAACGAGATTACTCGATTACAACAAGATAACCCACAACTGCAACGGCAAATTCAGGCAGAGTTACTTCGTCAACAGCGTAGTAACGGCAACTAA
- a CDS encoding DUF4168 domain-containing protein: MKLLHHGHLHRLLIQSTAITILSSVGLVTGWVPNLTAPSLTASFSTTARAGNPTFTNQEITSYAQAAIALESRRHQAVEEIKRIVGQVPRILCDEPTSINMLPGNAPQIAVSYCDQAKRIIESKGLTVSRFNEITRHQQSDSRFRERIQAEILRIMQSPDGR; encoded by the coding sequence ATGAAACTACTACATCATGGGCATTTACATCGGCTACTCATTCAGTCCACTGCCATCACTATTTTATCTAGTGTCGGACTGGTGACGGGGTGGGTTCCTAATTTAACGGCTCCATCCCTAACCGCGAGTTTTAGCACGACCGCTAGAGCCGGAAATCCTACCTTTACTAATCAGGAGATTACCAGCTACGCTCAAGCAGCGATCGCACTAGAATCCAGACGGCATCAGGCGGTTGAGGAAATTAAAAGAATTGTCGGACAAGTGCCGCGCATTCTCTGTGACGAGCCGACTAGCATTAATATGCTACCTGGAAATGCTCCCCAAATTGCGGTTAGCTACTGTGACCAAGCCAAACGCATTATTGAAAGCAAAGGATTAACTGTTAGTCGCTTTAATGAAATCACCCGCCATCAACAATCTGATAGCCGATTCCGAGAGCGCATTCAAGCGGAAATTCTCCGAATTATGCAATCTCCTGATGGACGATAG